One Chryseobacterium indoltheticum DNA segment encodes these proteins:
- the purB gene encoding adenylosuccinate lyase → MNSYKNPLEERYSSEEMLFNFSHNNKFQNWRKLWIALAEIEKDLGLEITDEQIAELKANVDNIDYDKAAEYEKKFRHDVMAHVHAYGDVAPSAKGIIHLGATSAFVGDNTDLIQIRDGLLILKKKLVNVMKNLSDFAIQYKDLPTLGFTHFQPAQLTTVGKRATLWLQSLVLDIEELDFFLETLRFRGVKGTTGTAASFLELFNGDYSKVKHLDKELSKRFGFEKVFGVSGQTYDRKIDAKVVALLGNIAQSAHKFTNDLRLLQNLKEIEEPFEKNQIGSSAMAYKRNPMRSERIGALAKYVMSLTTSSAMVASTQWFERTLDDSANKRLTIPQAFLAVDAILLIWNNIMNGIVVYPNRINKHIMEELPFMATEYIIMEEVKAGGDRQEIHEVIRVHSMEASKKVKEEGKENDLIERILNDDSLKLDKSKLKEVLDPKNFIGFAPIQTEEFIANEVQPIIDANKDLIGLEADLKV, encoded by the coding sequence ATGAATTCCTACAAAAATCCATTGGAAGAGCGCTACTCCAGTGAAGAAATGTTATTTAACTTTTCTCATAATAATAAATTCCAGAATTGGAGAAAGCTTTGGATTGCCCTTGCTGAAATTGAAAAAGACTTAGGTCTTGAGATTACAGACGAGCAAATTGCTGAGTTGAAAGCCAATGTTGATAATATCGATTACGATAAAGCGGCAGAATACGAGAAAAAATTCCGTCATGATGTAATGGCTCACGTTCACGCTTATGGTGATGTGGCGCCTTCTGCTAAAGGAATTATTCACTTAGGAGCTACTTCGGCATTTGTAGGAGATAATACAGATTTAATTCAAATCCGTGACGGACTTTTAATTTTAAAGAAAAAGTTGGTTAACGTAATGAAAAATCTTTCTGATTTTGCTATTCAATATAAAGATTTACCAACTTTAGGATTTACACACTTCCAACCAGCTCAGTTAACAACTGTTGGAAAAAGAGCTACACTTTGGTTACAAAGTTTGGTTCTAGACATCGAGGAGCTTGATTTCTTCTTAGAAACGCTACGTTTCAGAGGAGTAAAAGGAACAACAGGAACTGCTGCAAGTTTCCTTGAGCTTTTCAACGGTGATTATTCTAAAGTAAAACATTTAGATAAAGAGCTTTCAAAAAGATTCGGTTTTGAGAAAGTTTTCGGAGTTTCTGGACAGACTTATGACAGAAAAATCGATGCTAAAGTGGTCGCTTTATTAGGAAATATTGCACAATCTGCACATAAATTTACCAACGATCTACGTCTTCTTCAAAATTTGAAAGAAATTGAAGAACCATTCGAAAAAAACCAAATCGGTTCATCTGCAATGGCTTACAAGCGTAATCCAATGAGAAGCGAAAGAATCGGAGCGTTGGCAAAATATGTTATGTCTTTGACGACGAGTTCTGCAATGGTCGCTTCTACGCAATGGTTTGAAAGAACTTTAGATGATTCTGCAAACAAGAGATTAACGATTCCTCAGGCTTTCTTGGCTGTTGATGCAATTCTATTGATTTGGAACAACATCATGAACGGAATCGTGGTATATCCGAACAGAATCAACAAGCATATTATGGAAGAACTTCCTTTCATGGCGACAGAATACATCATCATGGAAGAGGTAAAAGCTGGTGGAGACCGTCAGGAAATCCACGAAGTGATCAGAGTTCATTCAATGGAAGCTTCTAAAAAAGTGAAAGAAGAAGGTAAAGAAAATGACCTTATCGAAAGAATCTTAAATGACGATTCATTAAAGCTTGATAAGTCAAAATTAAAAGAAGTTTTAGATCCTAAAAACTTTATCGGGTTTGCACCAATTCAAACGGAAGAATTCATCGCAAATGAAGTTCAGCCGATCATTGATGCCAATAAAGACCTGATTGGTTTGGAGGCTGATCTTAAAGTATAA
- a CDS encoding barstar family protein: protein MKNEIHHNKMTVINGGHFSDLEGFYEEISTVFMKDTDWKVGTLDGFDDILYSGFGVFENSEKLEIVWKESQKSKEDLGFDLTKEFYENKIRQGKPFNVKLIQGKLDELIEGKGQTLFDILIEIIESHKNITLILE, encoded by the coding sequence ATGAAAAACGAAATTCATCATAACAAAATGACTGTCATCAATGGCGGTCATTTTTCAGATTTAGAAGGTTTCTATGAAGAAATTTCTACTGTTTTTATGAAAGATACAGATTGGAAAGTGGGTACTTTGGATGGTTTTGATGATATACTTTACAGTGGTTTTGGTGTATTTGAAAACAGTGAAAAATTAGAAATCGTTTGGAAGGAATCTCAAAAATCAAAAGAAGATTTAGGTTTCGATTTAACTAAAGAATTCTATGAAAATAAAATAAGACAGGGGAAGCCTTTTAATGTGAAATTAATTCAGGGCAAACTTGATGAATTGATTGAGGGAAAAGGACAAACTCTTTTTGATATTTTAATTGAAATTATAGAATCGCACAAGAATATTACACTGATTTTAGAGTAA
- a CDS encoding DUF4097 family beta strand repeat-containing protein has translation MRTLLILAASFVFGLTAAQTAINKSFPTDENQKLSLKFDYPQLIKISTWDKSEVQILGTVNINENERNNAFQIKESNEGNSLVIEGKMSEMKNIPHRITVQKGSQKLIFKSREEYQKYCKENNVTFSSMTDGVDIDIQLEIKVPKSLATQIESQYGLVEVKDFGGTINVNAIYGGIDATILDRNVGKLSAETHFGQIYSNLDAKFTGKDSNDFRTLVTTTFGNGPQYILESKYGNIYLRK, from the coding sequence ATGAGAACGCTGTTAATTCTTGCAGCGAGTTTCGTTTTCGGTCTTACTGCAGCGCAAACAGCCATTAATAAGAGCTTTCCTACCGATGAAAATCAAAAATTATCATTGAAATTTGATTATCCGCAACTGATTAAAATCAGTACTTGGGATAAATCTGAAGTTCAAATTTTGGGAACGGTTAACATTAATGAGAATGAACGAAACAATGCTTTTCAGATAAAAGAATCGAACGAAGGTAATTCTCTCGTTATTGAAGGCAAAATGTCTGAAATGAAAAATATTCCGCATCGTATCACAGTTCAAAAGGGAAGTCAGAAATTGATTTTTAAAAGCCGTGAAGAATATCAAAAATATTGTAAAGAAAACAATGTAACGTTTAGTTCAATGACTGATGGCGTTGATATTGATATCCAATTAGAAATAAAAGTTCCGAAATCTTTAGCTACGCAAATAGAATCTCAATATGGCTTGGTTGAAGTGAAAGATTTTGGTGGAACAATCAATGTGAATGCGATATACGGTGGAATTGATGCCACGATTTTGGATAGAAATGTTGGGAAGCTTTCTGCAGAAACCCATTTTGGACAAATTTATTCAAATTTAGATGCTAAATTCACGGGAAAAGACTCGAATGATTTTCGTACTTTAGTTACGACAACATTTGGAAACGGACCGCAATATATTCTGGAGTCTAAATACGGGAATATTTATCTGAGAAAATAA
- a CDS encoding DUF4097 family beta strand repeat-containing protein, which translates to MKKIYLIMFAMMTVSFHAQENIEQTNSVKENSKTFKVKKNNGKLLINLGKVTVEGYNGNEIVFSLEGEVPEVDKRAEGLQSINALGIVDNTGLGINVNEKDGILEVNPLKKISFPEIKILVPENVIVSFQHQSQYGGEVVFRNMQNEIEIAATYNSIKLENITGPAVVKSIYGDVEAVFKQNVKGPLSIISVYGFADVTLPKSVKANLKTTTSYGEIYMSPDLKIDIEKKQGLARQGDELIGKVNGGGTNIEVRSDYSKIYLRAK; encoded by the coding sequence ATGAAAAAGATATATTTAATCATGTTTGCCATGATGACAGTTTCTTTCCATGCACAGGAAAACATCGAGCAAACCAATTCTGTAAAAGAAAACTCTAAAACATTTAAGGTTAAAAAGAATAATGGTAAACTTCTCATCAATCTTGGAAAAGTAACGGTTGAAGGTTATAATGGAAACGAAATTGTTTTTTCGCTGGAAGGTGAAGTTCCTGAAGTGGATAAACGCGCAGAAGGACTTCAGTCGATTAATGCTTTAGGAATCGTAGATAACACCGGACTTGGGATAAATGTCAACGAAAAAGATGGCATATTGGAAGTTAATCCGTTAAAAAAGATTTCTTTTCCCGAGATAAAAATCTTAGTTCCCGAAAATGTTATTGTTTCTTTTCAGCATCAATCACAGTATGGCGGAGAAGTAGTTTTCAGAAATATGCAGAATGAAATCGAAATTGCTGCAACGTATAATAGTATTAAATTGGAGAATATTACCGGCCCTGCTGTCGTAAAATCTATTTATGGAGATGTGGAAGCGGTATTTAAACAAAACGTAAAAGGCCCTTTGTCGATTATTTCTGTTTACGGATTTGCTGATGTTACACTTCCTAAATCGGTGAAAGCTAATCTTAAAACCACAACCTCTTATGGCGAAATTTATATGTCTCCGGATCTTAAAATTGATATTGAAAAGAAACAGGGTTTGGCACGTCAAGGCGATGAATTGATTGGAAAAGTGAATGGAGGCGGTACCAATATTGAAGTGCGTTCCGATTACAGTAAAATTTATTTAAGAGCAAAATGA
- a CDS encoding SRPBCC family protein, giving the protein MENLSYDIIINAPKQKIWDVLWTPETYSEWTKYFNPKSISIMKSDWQVGGKTYFTNTEGEGMVSTIDSLEKPDQIVFKHLGMVDKEGNEDTQSKEVMEWNGSFEKYFLISLDDGTVKLQAEVQAESEWKDHMNEGFTKGLQIVKDLAESN; this is encoded by the coding sequence ATGGAAAATTTATCGTACGACATTATTATCAATGCTCCAAAACAAAAAATATGGGATGTCTTGTGGACACCAGAAACGTACAGTGAATGGACGAAATATTTCAATCCTAAGTCGATTTCAATAATGAAATCAGATTGGCAAGTTGGTGGAAAAACGTATTTTACAAATACAGAAGGTGAAGGAATGGTATCCACGATCGATAGCTTGGAAAAGCCCGATCAGATTGTTTTTAAACATTTAGGAATGGTTGATAAAGAAGGAAATGAAGACACTCAAAGTAAAGAAGTGATGGAGTGGAACGGTTCTTTTGAAAAATATTTCCTGATTTCGCTCGATGACGGAACGGTAAAACTTCAAGCAGAAGTTCAGGCCGAAAGCGAATGGAAAGATCATATGAACGAAGGCTTTACCAAAGGTTTACAGATTGTTAAAGATCTTGCGGAATCGAATTAA
- a CDS encoding HEAT repeat domain-containing protein: protein MKDSLKKYIEDHREEFDTLEVPEETFDKIMSKLNEPAISEKTIPLFTWKKWIAAASIVIIFSVGSFALWNQKENEKSTIAIQEKTKTEDENLVEIIKPKNELKTAKIMTTKQENSPKVFEKNNLKHSKRIAETKNLVQDNSSATEYDFENVKALELMADEYSASSRLEGISLINNFSPSDEKMIAILSEKALSDENTNVRLAAVEALSAHIENTTVRDHIREIFLNQDDPFVQKELIAILAQKNPSKLNSEVSAKLRELTLNPTTAAFVKDEAYAVLMKY from the coding sequence ATGAAAGATTCGCTTAAAAAATATATTGAAGATCATCGTGAGGAATTCGATACACTCGAAGTTCCGGAAGAAACGTTTGACAAAATAATGTCAAAACTGAACGAGCCTGCTATTTCAGAAAAAACAATTCCGTTATTTACTTGGAAAAAGTGGATTGCAGCCGCTTCTATAGTAATAATTTTCAGTGTTGGAAGCTTTGCTTTATGGAACCAAAAAGAAAATGAAAAATCGACTATTGCCATTCAGGAAAAAACTAAAACTGAAGATGAAAATTTAGTTGAAATTATAAAACCCAAAAATGAACTGAAAACTGCAAAAATAATGACGACAAAGCAGGAAAATAGCCCCAAAGTTTTTGAGAAAAATAATTTAAAGCATTCAAAAAGAATAGCAGAAACGAAAAATTTAGTTCAGGATAATAGCTCAGCAACAGAATACGATTTTGAGAATGTAAAGGCACTAGAATTAATGGCTGATGAATATTCTGCAAGCTCAAGACTGGAAGGGATTTCTCTGATAAACAATTTTTCGCCTTCAGATGAAAAAATGATTGCTATTTTATCTGAAAAAGCACTTTCAGACGAAAATACAAATGTACGATTGGCAGCAGTTGAAGCTTTGTCTGCACACATAGAAAATACAACTGTCAGAGATCACATTCGTGAGATTTTTCTTAATCAGGACGATCCGTTTGTTCAAAAAGAACTTATTGCCATTTTAGCTCAGAAAAATCCATCCAAATTAAATAGTGAAGTGAGTGCGAAGTTGAGGGAACTTACTCTAAATCCTACTACAGCGGCTTTCGTGAAAGATGAAGCCTATGCTGTTTTAATGAAATATTAA
- a CDS encoding DoxX family protein — translation MKLLGILFITFALALVGTKIFEGNWNLLFSGNLGMAVFMIFTGFAHFKFQKGMALMIPKFIPAKMFWVYFTGLIEILTAIGLMIPSIRELTSILLIIFLILVFIANVYSSRKKVNLFKADYSGPGMAYLYKERIPMQIILITWTWYFGIYLN, via the coding sequence ATGAAATTACTGGGAATCCTTTTTATTACATTTGCTTTAGCTTTAGTCGGAACAAAAATCTTTGAGGGAAATTGGAATCTTCTATTTTCCGGAAATCTTGGAATGGCAGTTTTCATGATTTTCACAGGTTTTGCCCATTTTAAATTTCAAAAAGGAATGGCTTTAATGATTCCTAAATTTATTCCGGCAAAAATGTTTTGGGTCTATTTTACAGGTCTAATTGAAATTCTGACGGCAATTGGCTTAATGATTCCTTCAATTCGGGAGCTTACTTCAATTTTGTTGATTATCTTTTTAATTTTAGTGTTTATTGCTAATGTTTATTCATCACGAAAGAAAGTGAACCTTTTTAAAGCAGATTATTCTGGTCCCGGAATGGCTTATTTGTATAAAGAAAGAATTCCAATGCAGATTATTTTAATAACCTGGACATGGTATTTCGGAATTTATCTGAACTGA
- a CDS encoding diacylglycerol kinase family protein, with the protein MRKPPIHKSFLNAFRGIFFMFRSERNFQMEVIALLINIFLIFYLKLSTIDTVLVLIVSFGVLSAEIFNTAIEKICDIIQPEFDKRIGFIKDISAGAVTLMAIASVIVGILVYWKYIFFN; encoded by the coding sequence ATGCGCAAACCTCCGATTCATAAAAGTTTTCTGAATGCTTTTCGAGGTATTTTTTTCATGTTTAGATCTGAAAGAAATTTTCAGATGGAAGTTATTGCTTTACTGATCAACATTTTTTTGATTTTTTATCTGAAACTTTCAACAATAGATACTGTTTTAGTTTTAATAGTTTCATTTGGAGTCTTATCGGCTGAGATTTTCAACACTGCAATCGAGAAAATCTGTGATATCATTCAACCTGAATTTGATAAAAGAATTGGTTTTATTAAAGATATTTCTGCGGGAGCCGTTACTTTAATGGCTATTGCTTCGGTTATTGTTGGAATTTTGGTGTATTGGAAATATATTTTTTTTAATTAA
- a CDS encoding RNA polymerase sigma factor: MKTTAVNISDKELLELCGSGNNSGYSVLYQRYSKAAFNSIFRLVNDREEAEDILQEVFVKAFSEIKSLKNTDSFGGWVKRIAINHALNFLRKKKIYFAEIEDDKMLDTKDDELEEKLDLEFRIEELQNVIAELPLQIRTIVNLFLFENMPQEEIAKELNIPPGTVRSYYHRAKKKIFEKLTQKCKNERFA, translated from the coding sequence TTGAAAACAACAGCAGTAAATATCAGTGACAAGGAATTGTTGGAGCTATGCGGTTCTGGCAACAATTCCGGATATTCTGTGCTTTACCAACGGTATTCTAAAGCTGCTTTCAATTCTATTTTTCGTCTTGTTAATGATAGGGAAGAAGCAGAAGATATTCTTCAGGAGGTTTTTGTGAAAGCATTTTCAGAAATAAAATCCTTAAAAAATACCGATAGTTTCGGAGGTTGGGTTAAACGGATTGCCATCAATCACGCACTCAATTTTTTACGGAAAAAGAAAATATATTTTGCGGAAATTGAAGATGATAAGATGTTGGATACAAAGGATGATGAACTTGAAGAAAAGCTGGATCTAGAATTCAGGATAGAGGAACTTCAAAATGTTATTGCAGAGCTTCCTTTACAGATCAGAACGATTGTTAATCTTTTTCTGTTTGAAAATATGCCACAGGAGGAAATTGCAAAAGAATTAAATATTCCGCCAGGCACGGTAAGAAGTTATTATCACCGTGCTAAAAAGAAAATTTTTGAAAAACTAACTCAAAAATGCAAAAATGAAAGATTCGCTTAA
- a CDS encoding phosphoribosylformylglycinamidine synthase, with the protein MSNNKRIFVEKRGIFDVESPKIFDEVKAVVPSIQSVKVYNVYDIFGLNDGEFEKVVNSTFVDPVTDILIEENPAQGIHFALEFLPGQYDQRADSAQQCIALLTENEKSKVRSGKLIEFEGVSESDLVKIKDLLINKVESQEKDLSTLNIPAEETPSKVIVHEGFINFDDAQLEEFFNNHGFALGLDDLKFIQEYFKTEQRNPTETELKVLDTYWSDHCRHTTFETELSNIEFEGQFKHTLETIFNDYIEKRKFLGRELKPISLMDLATVCGRYFSKTGKLDNLVVSDEINACTIQIEAEYDGKKEPWYLLFKNETHNHPTEIEPFGGASTCLGGAIRDPLSGRSFVFQAMRLTGAADVLESVDKTLPGKLPQKTITKQAANGYSSYGNQIGLATTMVSEIYDEGYKAKRMEVGFVAGAVPVDWVRREKPEAGDSIIILGGATGRDGVGGASGSSKEQDETSIHTMSSEVQKGNAVEERKIQRLFRNPEVTRLIKKSNDFGAGGVSVAIGEIADSLEVNLDVLPLKYEGLNGTELAISESQERMAVVVEPKDKEQFIKFCEAENIVAVEVAKVTDSGRMQMFWKGDKIVDLSREFLDTNGCSKSQEVKITHLNELKEEAQTFNEENFLKILSDKNVASQKGLLEMFDSSIGATTVAMPLGGKYQQTLMEGSVQTLPILGAKDVETVSLASWGFDAEISKQNSLLGASYAVVESVAKIVAMGGDYKNIRFSFQEYFEKLGQNPEKWGKPLASLLGAYDAQINFGLAAIGGKDSMSGTYQDLNVPPTLISFACANGEKKNIISPEFKQAGNKLYFFNHIPQENGLPNYDKLKDVYELIFENIKAGKIVSVKTIKEGGVAVALAKMSFGNRLGAEINVADESVLLAKNIGSLIIESTEELSSVELQLIGEVKNSSVLKISNLDFEIEKLLEANTKTFENLFSTVEKEKIVVELDSKLNSINPRNIVIKKHGLAKPRVFAPVFPGTNCEYDTLNAFQKEGAIVSSLPLININHQLLDESIDAWVEEIKQSQILAFSGGFSAGDEPDGSAKFIVNVLKNEKMRNAVHELLDRDGMIIGICNGFQALVKSGLLPYGRIKDLDENSPTLAHNAIRRHISQMVNVKVLNDESPWLKGMKDQVFTIPISHGEGRFMASEEEIQKLYENGQIATQYLDLDGNIAHGMPFNPNNSLFGIEGITSPCGKIYGRMGHPERFAEGLMKNIPTANYHNIFKNGVEYFK; encoded by the coding sequence ATGTCTAATAACAAAAGAATTTTCGTAGAAAAAAGAGGAATTTTCGATGTAGAAAGTCCAAAGATTTTTGATGAAGTAAAAGCGGTGGTTCCGTCTATCCAAAGCGTAAAGGTGTATAACGTTTACGATATTTTTGGATTAAATGATGGTGAATTCGAAAAAGTGGTAAACAGCACTTTCGTAGATCCGGTTACTGATATTTTAATCGAAGAAAACCCTGCACAGGGAATCCATTTCGCATTAGAATTTTTACCGGGACAATACGATCAGCGTGCTGATTCTGCGCAACAATGTATTGCTTTACTGACTGAAAATGAGAAGTCTAAAGTAAGAAGCGGTAAACTTATCGAGTTTGAAGGAGTTTCTGAATCTGACTTGGTAAAAATCAAAGACCTTTTAATCAATAAAGTAGAATCTCAGGAGAAAGATCTATCAACTTTAAATATTCCTGCGGAAGAAACGCCGTCAAAAGTAATTGTTCACGAAGGTTTTATCAATTTTGATGATGCTCAATTAGAAGAATTCTTTAATAATCACGGTTTTGCTTTAGGTTTGGATGATTTGAAATTCATTCAGGAATATTTTAAAACTGAACAGAGAAATCCTACAGAAACTGAACTGAAAGTTTTAGACACGTATTGGAGCGACCACTGTCGTCACACAACTTTTGAAACAGAATTGTCAAATATTGAATTTGAAGGACAGTTTAAACATACATTGGAAACTATTTTCAATGATTATATCGAAAAAAGAAAATTCTTAGGACGTGAATTGAAACCAATCTCTTTAATGGATTTGGCGACCGTTTGCGGAAGATATTTTAGTAAAACCGGAAAGCTTGATAACTTGGTGGTTTCAGACGAAATCAACGCTTGTACCATCCAGATCGAAGCTGAATACGATGGTAAAAAAGAACCTTGGTATTTATTATTCAAAAACGAAACACACAATCACCCGACAGAAATTGAACCTTTTGGAGGTGCTTCAACGTGTTTAGGTGGCGCGATTAGAGATCCTTTATCTGGACGTTCTTTTGTGTTCCAGGCGATGAGATTAACGGGTGCTGCCGATGTTTTAGAATCGGTTGACAAAACTTTACCGGGTAAATTACCTCAAAAAACAATCACAAAACAAGCGGCAAACGGATATTCTTCTTACGGTAACCAAATCGGTTTGGCAACTACAATGGTTTCTGAAATCTATGACGAAGGCTACAAAGCGAAAAGAATGGAAGTTGGTTTCGTTGCCGGAGCAGTTCCTGTGGATTGGGTAAGACGTGAAAAACCTGAAGCTGGCGATTCTATCATCATTTTAGGTGGTGCAACAGGTCGTGACGGAGTTGGTGGAGCAAGCGGAAGTTCAAAAGAGCAGGACGAAACTTCTATCCACACGATGAGTTCTGAAGTTCAGAAAGGAAATGCGGTTGAAGAACGTAAAATTCAGAGATTATTCAGAAATCCTGAAGTGACTAGATTGATTAAGAAGTCAAACGACTTCGGAGCGGGTGGAGTTTCTGTTGCAATAGGCGAAATTGCTGATTCTTTGGAAGTTAATCTTGATGTTTTACCTTTAAAATACGAAGGTTTGAACGGAACCGAGCTTGCTATTTCTGAATCTCAGGAAAGAATGGCAGTTGTGGTTGAACCAAAAGATAAAGAGCAGTTCATCAAGTTCTGTGAAGCTGAAAACATTGTTGCTGTTGAAGTGGCAAAAGTAACAGATTCTGGAAGAATGCAGATGTTCTGGAAAGGCGATAAAATTGTTGACCTTTCAAGAGAATTCCTGGATACCAACGGTTGTTCTAAAAGCCAAGAAGTTAAGATTACACATCTTAATGAATTGAAAGAAGAAGCACAGACTTTTAACGAAGAGAATTTCTTAAAAATATTAAGCGATAAAAATGTCGCTTCTCAAAAAGGTTTATTGGAGATGTTCGATTCATCTATCGGTGCTACTACGGTTGCGATGCCTTTAGGTGGAAAATATCAGCAAACTTTGATGGAAGGAAGTGTTCAGACGTTGCCAATTTTAGGAGCAAAAGACGTCGAAACGGTTTCTTTGGCAAGTTGGGGATTTGATGCTGAAATTTCAAAGCAAAACTCATTGTTGGGAGCTTCTTATGCGGTGGTTGAAAGTGTTGCGAAAATCGTTGCGATGGGTGGCGATTATAAAAATATCAGATTCAGTTTCCAGGAATATTTTGAAAAATTAGGACAAAATCCAGAAAAGTGGGGGAAACCTTTGGCGTCTCTTTTAGGAGCTTATGATGCTCAAATCAATTTCGGTTTAGCAGCAATTGGAGGTAAAGATTCTATGAGTGGAACATACCAAGATTTGAATGTTCCACCAACGTTGATTTCATTTGCTTGTGCTAATGGAGAAAAGAAAAATATCATCTCTCCGGAATTTAAACAGGCGGGAAATAAACTGTATTTCTTCAATCATATTCCACAGGAAAACGGACTTCCAAACTATGATAAATTGAAAGATGTTTACGAACTTATTTTCGAAAATATCAAGGCTGGAAAAATTGTTTCTGTGAAGACAATTAAAGAAGGCGGAGTTGCAGTTGCTTTAGCAAAAATGAGTTTCGGAAACAGATTGGGAGCTGAAATAAATGTTGCTGACGAGAGTGTTTTATTAGCTAAAAATATTGGAAGTTTAATCATCGAATCAACTGAAGAATTAAGCTCTGTTGAACTTCAATTAATTGGTGAAGTTAAAAATTCAAGTGTTTTGAAAATCAGTAATTTGGATTTTGAAATCGAAAAATTACTTGAAGCCAATACGAAAACTTTTGAAAACCTTTTCTCAACGGTTGAAAAAGAAAAGATCGTGGTTGAATTGGATTCAAAACTGAACTCAATCAACCCAAGAAATATCGTTATCAAAAAACACGGATTGGCGAAGCCAAGAGTTTTTGCGCCGGTTTTCCCGGGGACAAATTGCGAATATGATACACTGAATGCATTCCAAAAAGAAGGTGCAATTGTAAGCAGTTTACCTTTAATAAATATCAATCATCAGTTGCTTGATGAGAGCATCGATGCGTGGGTGGAAGAAATTAAACAGTCACAGATTTTAGCATTCTCTGGAGGGTTTTCTGCGGGTGATGAACCGGACGGTTCTGCTAAGTTTATCGTGAATGTTTTGAAGAATGAAAAGATGAGAAATGCCGTTCACGAATTGCTCGACAGAGACGGAATGATCATCGGGATTTGTAATGGTTTCCAGGCATTGGTTAAATCCGGATTGTTGCCTTACGGAAGAATTAAAGACTTAGATGAAAATTCTCCGACGTTGGCTCACAATGCAATCAGAAGACACATTTCTCAGATGGTGAATGTAAAAGTTCTGAACGATGAATCGCCTTGGTTGAAAGGAATGAAAGATCAGGTTTTCACCATTCCGATTTCTCACGGTGAAGGTCGTTTTATGGCTTCAGAAGAAGAAATTCAGAAGTTGTATGAAAACGGACAGATTGCCACTCAATATTTAGATTTAGATGGAAACATCGCTCACGGAATGCCATTCAATCCAAATAACTCATTGTTTGGAATTGAAGGAATTACGAGTCCGTGTGGAAAAATCTATGGTAGAATGGGGCATCCTGAACGTTTCGCAGAAGGATTGATGAAAAACATTCCAACTGCGAATTATCACAATATATTTAAAAACGGAGTTGAATACTTCAAGTAG